The Brachyspira aalborgi genome has a segment encoding these proteins:
- the nadD gene encoding nicotinate (nicotinamide) nucleotide adenylyltransferase, with translation MKIAMLGGAFDPPHLGHLILADTVIKELNYNKVLFIPSKIPPHKNISGEASNEDRLNMVKLSIEEDKRFLIDDYELKSEGISYSIKTLNYLYQNYNIDEKIALIIGADLIKDFHKWREPEKLSKLANIIAVNREDNNLYKENIEKYNIKIIIAPRIDISSTLIRERIKENKAFRYFLKDKVYNYIISNKLYL, from the coding sequence ATGAAAATAGCGATGTTAGGAGGAGCTTTTGACCCTCCGCATTTAGGACATTTAATTTTAGCCGATACAGTTATTAAAGAATTAAATTATAATAAAGTTTTATTTATTCCAAGTAAAATTCCTCCTCATAAAAATATAAGCGGCGAGGCTTCAAACGAAGATAGATTAAATATGGTAAAATTATCTATAGAGGAAGACAAAAGATTTTTAATTGACGATTACGAATTAAAAAGCGAAGGAATTTCTTATTCTATAAAAACTTTAAATTATTTATATCAAAATTATAATATTGACGAAAAAATCGCATTGATTATAGGCGCAGATTTAATAAAAGATTTTCACAAATGGCGAGAACCTGAAAAACTTTCAAAACTTGCAAATATAATTGCCGTTAATAGAGAAGATAATAATTTATATAAAGAAAATATAGAAAAATATAATATCAAAATCATAATCGCTCCAAGAATTGATATCTCTTCAACTTTAATAAGGGAGAGAATAAAAGAAAATAAAGCTTTTAGATATTTTTTAAAAGATAAAGTTTATAATTATATTATTTCAAATAAATTATACTTATAA
- a CDS encoding FmdB family zinc ribbon protein, translating to MPTYEYKCQKCSNEFEEFQSITAEAKAKCPKCGGKAKRMISLNSGIIFKGKGFYVTDYKNNKNSNNKEIKSCSKSETCADSKCPAAKTK from the coding sequence ATGCCGACTTATGAATATAAATGTCAAAAATGCTCAAACGAATTTGAAGAATTTCAATCAATAACAGCCGAAGCAAAAGCAAAATGTCCGAAATGCGGCGGAAAAGCAAAAAGAATGATTTCGTTAAATAGCGGAATAATTTTTAAAGGCAAAGGTTTTTATGTAACCGATTATAAGAATAATAAAAATTCCAATAATAAAGAAATTAAAAGTTGCTCAAAATCTGAAACTTGCGCAGATTCAAAATGTCCCGCTGCAAAAACTAAATAA
- a CDS encoding NAD(P)-binding domain-containing protein — protein sequence MENKLENEYDLIIVGAGPAGIAASVEAAILQMKKVLLLEKGDNHSTTIRKFYKDDKRVDKDYKGERIDLSGNIKFETATKGDVLDLFSECVFGHYIDAFFNTEVESINKNGEYFEVLTVNNDKYISKYVIISIGKMGRPNKPDYPIPPSLNAVVNFNIYKCKENEKVLVVGGGNSAVEYAYLLGKDNEVTISYRKSEFTRPNEKNLETIKEDISNGKVKAKLGVDISSIADEGGKILVNFSDGTNDKFDRVIYALGGVAPIDFLKKCSIDLDESGVPIVRNIHESSVDNLYIAGDILYKSGGSIAKALNAGFDIVKHVKSLMDNGK from the coding sequence ATGGAAAATAAATTAGAAAACGAATATGATTTAATTATAGTCGGAGCGGGACCTGCGGGAATAGCGGCGTCCGTTGAAGCTGCAATACTTCAAATGAAAAAAGTTCTTCTGCTTGAAAAAGGCGATAATCATTCTACAACGATTAGAAAATTCTATAAAGACGATAAGAGAGTTGACAAAGATTATAAAGGCGAGAGAATCGATTTGAGCGGAAATATAAAATTTGAAACGGCGACAAAAGGTGATGTTTTAGATTTATTCAGCGAATGCGTATTTGGGCATTATATAGACGCTTTTTTTAATACGGAAGTTGAATCGATAAATAAAAACGGAGAATATTTTGAAGTGTTAACCGTAAATAACGATAAATATATTTCAAAATATGTGATAATTTCAATAGGAAAAATGGGCAGACCGAATAAACCCGATTATCCTATTCCGCCAAGTTTAAATGCGGTTGTAAATTTTAATATTTATAAATGCAAAGAAAATGAAAAAGTTTTGGTTGTTGGAGGAGGAAATTCCGCGGTAGAATACGCTTATCTTTTAGGAAAAGATAACGAAGTTACAATAAGTTATAGAAAAAGCGAATTTACTCGTCCTAACGAAAAGAATTTAGAAACTATAAAAGAAGATATTTCAAACGGAAAAGTAAAAGCTAAATTGGGAGTCGATATAAGTTCGATTGCAGACGAAGGCGGAAAAATTTTAGTTAATTTCTCAGACGGAACGAATGATAAATTTGATAGAGTTATTTACGCTCTTGGCGGAGTCGCTCCGATAGATTTCTTAAAAAAATGCTCTATAGATTTGGATGAAAGCGGAGTTCCTATAGTGAGAAATATTCATGAAAGCTCCGTTGATAATTTATATATAGCGGGAGATATATTATATAAATCTGGCGGTTCGATTGCAAAAGCCTTAAATGCGGGATTTGATATAGTTAAGCATGTAAAAAGTTTAATGGATAATGGTAAATAA
- the dapF gene encoding diaminopimelate epimerase, translating to MTNRILSFTKMHGIGNDYIYIDCFKENFTVEDAKKFSPILSDRHFSIGADGIILIMPSDKADVKMRMFNYDGSESEMCGNGIRCVAKYTYDKNISKNNPLKIETLRGILEAKLFIKDEEVDTVEINMDSPILEGLKIPTTINKNPIIDEAIKINGKEYLFTAVSMGNPHAVIFVKDLENIDISTIGKLIENNSIFPNRTNVEFVEIINRGEVKQRTWERGSGETLACGTGASAVCVAGFISKRTESKILNHLLGGDLILEYRDGKVFMRGEARYSFEGKVKL from the coding sequence ATGACAAACAGAATTTTATCATTTACAAAAATGCATGGAATAGGAAACGATTATATTTATATAGATTGTTTCAAAGAAAATTTTACCGTTGAAGATGCAAAAAAGTTTTCTCCAATTTTAAGCGATAGACATTTTTCAATAGGAGCTGACGGAATAATTTTAATAATGCCGAGCGATAAAGCGGATGTTAAAATGCGAATGTTTAACTATGACGGTTCTGAAAGCGAAATGTGCGGAAACGGAATAAGATGCGTTGCAAAATATACTTACGATAAAAATATAAGTAAAAATAATCCTTTAAAAATAGAAACTTTAAGAGGAATACTTGAAGCAAAATTATTTATAAAAGACGAAGAAGTCGATACGGTTGAAATAAATATGGACAGTCCTATTTTGGAAGGATTAAAAATTCCAACTACAATAAATAAAAATCCAATAATTGACGAAGCGATAAAAATAAACGGAAAAGAATATTTATTTACTGCAGTTTCTATGGGAAATCCTCATGCCGTGATATTCGTAAAAGATTTAGAAAATATTGATATAAGCACAATCGGAAAATTAATTGAAAATAATTCAATTTTTCCAAATAGAACAAATGTAGAATTTGTGGAAATAATAAATAGAGGCGAAGTGAAACAGAGAACTTGGGAGAGAGGAAGCGGAGAGACTTTGGCTTGTGGAACGGGAGCGTCCGCCGTTTGCGTTGCGGGATTTATAAGTAAAAGAACTGAAAGCAAAATTTTAAATCATCTTTTAGGAGGCGATTTAATACTTGAATATAGAGATGGAAAAGTTTTTATGCGAGGAGAGGCTAGATATTCTTTTGAGGGAAAAGTAAAATTATAA
- the rdgB gene encoding RdgB/HAM1 family non-canonical purine NTP pyrophosphatase, with protein MIDKLIIATANKHKLIEIEAIFKETKISAMPKEIPEILEDGKTFIQNSLIKAKAVYNFTKIPSLADDSGLCINSLGGNPGIYSARYGGENLSYKEKMQIILDELKDKKDRSAYFITSAACVLNEKYYIVAEGKVEGKIIESPRGFEGFGYDPIFMPNGFDITFAEMPLDKKNSISHRFIAMSKMKEILSCIYNY; from the coding sequence ATGATTGATAAATTAATTATAGCTACGGCAAATAAACATAAATTAATTGAAATTGAAGCAATTTTTAAAGAAACGAAAATATCGGCTATGCCTAAAGAAATTCCCGAAATACTTGAAGACGGAAAAACTTTTATACAGAATTCTTTGATAAAGGCGAAAGCTGTTTATAACTTTACAAAAATTCCTTCTTTAGCGGACGATTCGGGACTTTGTATTAATTCGCTTGGAGGAAATCCAGGAATATATTCGGCAAGATACGGAGGAGAAAATTTAAGCTATAAAGAAAAAATGCAAATTATTTTAGACGAACTTAAAGACAAAAAAGATAGAAGCGCTTATTTTATAACTTCCGCCGCATGCGTATTAAACGAAAAATATTATATAGTAGCGGAAGGAAAAGTTGAAGGAAAAATAATTGAAAGCCCAAGAGGATTTGAAGGTTTTGGATACGACCCAATATTTATGCCAAACGGATTTGATATAACTTTTGCCGAAATGCCTTTAGATAAAAAAAATTCTATAAGCCATAGATTTATTGCAATGTCGAAAATGAAAGAAATATTATCTTGCATTTATAATTATTAA
- the rlmN gene encoding 23S rRNA (adenine(2503)-C(2))-methyltransferase RlmN — protein sequence MAKKISIMNLSEDDLSKFCEENNFPKFHSSQILNWIYKKYAITFEEMSDIPKSLRVSLEENYFIHNSKVETMTEDEYGTKKLLISLYDKKKIESVILGKNDRITFCLSSQVGCGYGCAFCSTGAMGLSRNLTADEILAEFILMRAITKKVNSIVFMGMGEPLANTKNLFKAIETINSYKGFNLGIRHITISTSGEIVGIKQLIEKDLDCRLAVSLHSLKNEVRDKIMPINKKYPIENLISILKRYSKNGKRMITFEWVLMKDINDSVNDAYRIVNLKKEFPFKVNIIPMNPVEHAPELKKPNKDIILRFKSILKDNGVEVIERFKQGQDILAGCGQLAIKDDN from the coding sequence ATGGCTAAAAAAATATCTATAATGAATCTTTCGGAAGACGATTTATCAAAATTCTGCGAAGAAAATAATTTTCCAAAATTTCATTCGTCTCAAATATTAAATTGGATATATAAAAAATACGCCATAACTTTTGAAGAGATGAGCGATATTCCAAAAAGTTTAAGAGTCTCGCTTGAAGAAAATTATTTTATTCATAATTCAAAAGTCGAAACTATGACGGAAGACGAATACGGAACTAAAAAATTATTAATATCTCTATATGACAAAAAAAAAATAGAATCCGTAATTTTAGGTAAAAACGACAGAATCACATTTTGTTTATCCTCTCAAGTCGGCTGCGGATACGGTTGCGCTTTTTGTTCTACGGGAGCTATGGGACTTTCAAGAAATTTGACGGCGGATGAAATATTGGCGGAATTTATATTAATGAGAGCGATAACGAAAAAAGTTAATTCTATTGTTTTTATGGGAATGGGAGAGCCTTTGGCAAATACGAAAAATTTATTCAAGGCTATAGAAACTATAAACTCTTATAAAGGATTTAATTTAGGAATAAGACATATTACAATATCGACTTCGGGCGAGATTGTCGGAATAAAACAATTAATAGAAAAAGATTTAGATTGCAGGCTTGCGGTTTCTTTGCATTCTTTAAAAAATGAAGTTAGAGATAAAATAATGCCAATCAATAAAAAATATCCTATAGAAAATTTAATTTCAATCTTAAAAAGATATAGCAAAAACGGAAAAAGAATGATAACTTTTGAATGGGTGCTTATGAAAGATATTAACGATTCGGTAAATGACGCTTATAGAATAGTCAACTTAAAAAAAGAATTTCCTTTTAAAGTTAATATAATACCAATGAATCCCGTAGAGCATGCTCCCGAACTTAAAAAACCTAATAAAGATATTATTTTAAGATTTAAATCGATATTAAAAGATAATGGCGTGGAAGTTATAGAAAGATTTAAACAAGGACAAGATATACTCGCAGGATGCGGACAACTTGCTATAAAAGACGATAATTAA
- a CDS encoding STAS domain-containing protein, whose translation MNCSSFKIDYVIKENSVVILYFYDNAYFEFIPKIKDLISELKYQGFNKIILNLSDCYFIEKDIWEYFIKLKGELVKLNGDIIISNICGAVKNDYNLMELSNSIAVFKDIDDALYNFGIIVRSKYA comes from the coding sequence ATGAATTGTAGCTCATTTAAAATTGATTATGTCATAAAAGAAAATTCCGTTGTCATTTTATATTTTTATGATAACGCTTATTTTGAATTTATTCCTAAAATAAAAGATTTAATTTCAGAATTAAAATATCAAGGCTTTAATAAAATTATATTAAATTTGTCCGATTGTTATTTTATAGAAAAAGATATTTGGGAATATTTTATAAAATTAAAAGGCGAGCTTGTAAAATTAAACGGCGATATTATTATTTCAAATATATGCGGCGCGGTAAAAAACGATTATAATTTAATGGAATTGTCAAACTCTATAGCGGTTTTTAAAGATATTGACGATGCGCTTTATAATTTCGGAATAATTGTAAGAAGTAAATACGCTTAA
- the gyrB gene encoding DNA topoisomerase (ATP-hydrolyzing) subunit B has translation MATAEKNYSSKNIQVLEGLEPVRTRPGMYIGSTGSAGLHHLVYEVVDNSIDEAMAGYCKNITVTIKKDNIIEVQDDGRGIPVDLHPKLKVSALEVVMTKLHAGGKFDNETYKVSGGLHGVGVSVVNALSSELIAEVSKDGKLYKQIYHKGVPEAPVKEVGKSSKNGTKVTFKADDEIFETTEYDYKILANRLRELAFLNRGIRITLIDKRESKTVSNEFYYEGGIEMFIAHLNENKKLLHDKPIYLHKTEDKTDIEVSMQYVDAYNENIFTYCNNINTTEGGTHLVGFRTALTRIYTDFAKKLELDKKNKVTFMGEDTREGLVAVVSVKIPNPQFEGQTKTKLGNTEVRAITEKLVFEGLNDYFSQNPKVIKVILEKIISAAQAREAARKARDLARRKNALESDSLPGKLADCSEQEVDKCEVYLVEGDSAGGTAKGGRDRHFQAILPLRGKVLNVEKARLDKIIDNESLKPIIAALGCGVGSSFDISRIRYGRVIIMADADIDGSHIRTLLLTFFFRYMRPLIDLGHIFIAVPPLYKISFDKKNFTYAYSDEQRDKILEENKGKNSDIQRYKGLGEMNADQLWDTTMNPETRLMYQVLTEDAEKADQLFTMLMGDEVKPRRDFIEANAKYVKNLDV, from the coding sequence ATGGCTACTGCAGAAAAAAATTATAGTTCAAAAAATATTCAAGTCTTGGAAGGATTAGAACCCGTTAGAACTCGCCCTGGTATGTATATAGGTTCTACTGGTTCGGCTGGTTTGCATCATTTAGTTTACGAAGTTGTTGATAATAGTATTGACGAAGCTATGGCTGGATACTGTAAAAATATAACTGTTACAATAAAAAAAGATAATATAATCGAAGTGCAAGACGATGGAAGAGGAATTCCCGTTGACTTGCATCCAAAATTAAAAGTTTCCGCTTTAGAAGTAGTTATGACAAAATTGCATGCTGGCGGTAAATTCGACAATGAAACTTATAAAGTGTCGGGCGGTTTGCATGGAGTGGGAGTTTCCGTAGTCAACGCTTTAAGCTCCGAATTGATAGCCGAAGTTAGTAAAGACGGAAAATTATATAAACAGATATATCATAAAGGAGTTCCCGAAGCGCCCGTTAAAGAAGTTGGCAAAAGTTCAAAAAACGGAACTAAAGTGACATTTAAAGCGGACGATGAAATTTTTGAAACGACAGAATACGATTATAAAATTCTTGCAAATAGATTAAGAGAGCTTGCTTTTCTAAACAGAGGAATAAGAATAACGCTTATCGATAAAAGAGAATCAAAAACCGTAAGCAATGAATTTTATTACGAAGGCGGAATTGAGATGTTTATCGCTCATTTAAATGAAAATAAAAAATTATTGCATGATAAACCTATTTATTTGCATAAAACGGAAGATAAAACTGATATTGAAGTTTCTATGCAATATGTTGACGCTTATAACGAAAATATTTTTACATATTGTAATAATATAAATACAACGGAAGGCGGAACTCATTTAGTCGGTTTTAGAACCGCTTTAACTAGAATCTATACAGATTTTGCAAAAAAACTTGAACTTGATAAAAAAAATAAAGTGACATTTATGGGCGAAGATACGCGTGAAGGACTCGTTGCCGTAGTTTCTGTAAAAATTCCAAATCCTCAATTTGAAGGACAGACAAAAACGAAATTAGGAAATACGGAAGTAAGAGCGATTACGGAAAAATTGGTATTTGAAGGATTAAACGATTATTTTTCGCAAAATCCGAAAGTAATTAAAGTTATACTTGAAAAAATAATATCCGCCGCTCAAGCTAGAGAAGCTGCAAGAAAGGCGCGAGATTTAGCAAGAAGAAAAAACGCATTGGAAAGCGATTCTTTACCTGGAAAACTTGCCGATTGTTCCGAGCAGGAAGTCGATAAATGCGAAGTTTATTTAGTTGAAGGAGATTCCGCTGGAGGCACGGCTAAAGGCGGACGCGATAGACATTTTCAAGCAATTCTGCCTTTAAGAGGAAAAGTATTAAATGTTGAAAAAGCGCGACTCGATAAAATTATAGATAATGAAAGTTTAAAACCTATAATAGCGGCGCTTGGTTGCGGAGTCGGTTCTTCATTCGATATATCAAGAATAAGATACGGAAGAGTAATTATAATGGCTGATGCGGATATTGACGGTTCGCATATAAGAACTTTACTTTTAACTTTCTTTTTTAGATATATGCGTCCTTTGATAGATTTGGGACATATATTTATTGCCGTTCCTCCTCTTTATAAAATAAGTTTTGATAAAAAGAATTTTACCTACGCTTATTCGGATGAACAGAGAGATAAAATACTTGAAGAAAATAAAGGCAAAAATTCTGATATACAGAGATATAAAGGTTTGGGAGAGATGAATGCCGACCAATTATGGGATACGACAATGAATCCTGAAACGAGACTAATGTATCAAGTTTTAACCGAAGACGCCGAAAAAGCGGACCAATTATTTACAATGCTTATGGGAGATGAGGTTAAACCAAGAAGAGATTTTATAGAAGCTAATGCAAAATATGTAAAAAATTTGGATGTTTAA
- a CDS encoding phosphate ABC transporter ATP-binding protein: MNNILKLKNINVFYGDKKILNNINIEFERNKITSIIGPSGCGKTTLLKTINKIILEENNAQITGDMEFDGINSNNIPIEILRKNIGIVFQNPTPFPMSIYKNISYALKYYGYNKKHLENKIIDILKSVNLYDEVKDKLNTSALKLSGGQKQRLCLARSLTVEPNILLLDEPCSSLDIVNSEKIENTLIKLKENYTIIIVTHNINQAKKISDNTIFMRDGKIIESGKTVEILENSKDLIERDYT; the protein is encoded by the coding sequence ATGAATAATATTTTAAAACTTAAAAATATAAATGTTTTTTACGGCGATAAAAAAATCCTCAATAATATCAATATAGAATTTGAAAGAAATAAAATAACTTCTATAATAGGACCTAGCGGTTGCGGAAAAACAACATTGTTAAAAACTATAAATAAAATAATTTTAGAAGAAAACAACGCGCAAATAACGGGAGATATGGAATTTGACGGAATAAACTCAAATAATATTCCTATAGAAATTTTAAGAAAAAATATAGGCATAGTTTTTCAAAATCCAACTCCTTTTCCTATGTCTATTTATAAAAATATAAGCTACGCTTTAAAATATTACGGATATAATAAAAAGCATTTGGAAAATAAAATAATAGATATTTTAAAATCCGTTAATTTATATGACGAAGTAAAAGATAAATTAAATACTTCCGCATTAAAATTGAGCGGAGGACAGAAACAGAGACTTTGTTTAGCAAGAAGTTTAACCGTTGAGCCTAATATTTTATTATTAGACGAACCTTGCTCTTCTTTAGATATTGTCAATTCCGAAAAAATAGAAAATACTTTAATAAAACTTAAAGAAAATTATACTATAATCATAGTTACGCATAATATAAATCAAGCTAAAAAAATATCAGACAATACTATATTTATGCGAGACGGAAAAATTATAGAAAGCGGAAAAACTGTTGAAATATTAGAAAATTCTAAAGATTTAATAGAAAGAGATTATACATAA
- a CDS encoding ABC transporter ATP-binding protein, producing the protein MSDLLKVENLKMYYHTSSGEVKAINDISFNIKTSETLGIVGESGCGKTSLGTSLLGMPSIPGKYESGKIIIDGENIIDLKEEYIRKNIRWVKISMVFQGAMNSLTPVYTIGKQMLETLNRHIEMDKTEALKLIEEYLGYVGLHSNIANRYPHELSGGMKQRAVIAAALFLKPKLVILDEPTTALDVIVQAQIINLLKKLKKEFDLSFIFITHDLSLEAEIADRVCVMYGGKIMELADNKDIYQKPLHPYTKRLLAATPRLNKSVGKLDFIEGVPPDLLNPPTGCLFYERCKERIEKCKDEEPEIKEISKGHYCACHLVN; encoded by the coding sequence ATGAGCGATTTATTAAAAGTAGAAAATTTAAAAATGTATTATCATACTTCAAGCGGAGAAGTTAAGGCTATAAACGATATAAGTTTTAATATAAAGACAAGCGAAACTTTAGGAATAGTCGGAGAATCGGGATGCGGTAAAACTAGTCTCGGAACTTCTTTACTCGGCATGCCTTCAATTCCTGGAAAATACGAAAGCGGAAAAATTATAATTGACGGCGAAAATATTATTGACTTAAAAGAAGAATATATAAGAAAAAATATAAGATGGGTAAAAATATCTATGGTTTTTCAAGGCGCTATGAATTCTCTAACTCCCGTTTATACAATCGGAAAACAGATGCTTGAAACTTTAAACAGACATATCGAAATGGATAAAACGGAAGCGTTAAAATTAATTGAAGAATATTTAGGTTATGTCGGACTTCATTCAAACATTGCAAATAGATATCCTCATGAACTTTCAGGCGGCATGAAACAGAGAGCGGTTATTGCCGCCGCGTTATTTCTTAAGCCTAAACTTGTGATTTTGGACGAACCTACTACGGCTTTAGATGTAATCGTTCAAGCTCAAATAATAAATTTATTAAAAAAATTAAAAAAAGAATTTGATTTATCTTTTATATTTATAACTCATGATTTGTCTTTGGAGGCGGAAATTGCGGATAGAGTTTGCGTAATGTATGGCGGTAAAATTATGGAATTAGCGGACAATAAAGATATATATCAAAAACCTTTGCATCCTTATACTAAAAGACTGCTTGCGGCTACTCCAAGATTAAATAAATCTGTAGGAAAATTGGACTTTATAGAAGGAGTTCCTCCCGATTTATTAAATCCGCCTACGGGATGTTTATTTTACGAAAGATGCAAAGAAAGAATAGAAAAATGCAAAGACGAAGAACCTGAAATTAAAGAAATTTCAAAAGGGCATTATTGCGCTTGTCATTTGGTTAATTAA
- a CDS encoding M23 family metallopeptidase — translation MEKRKIKYTKIRRKKRIFSNGLTFSLIGNFSIGIISFAIFIFLANFIILGVHISSSMELEETDSIENRLSEMNPETNNLLEDNLYNNIPTVTSDANAIEKSSGIFYDYLISDESLGSDGIIGMKYEEYTIENGDNLTVISKKIGVNLDTLVSVNKISNANKLRPGEKIIIPNRNGLLYTINKGDSLEGIIDKYEMQLDKVLTFNKISDINNINVGDEIFLPGAKYTLEERIDKFGQMFSLPTKVTRISSLFGYRVHPITKARTKHMGVDIPGSLDTPIYASRSGKVIFAGYSGGYGNLVIVRHDKGYTTYYGHLNKITTRVGAKVGQGTMIGKMGSTGNSTGCHLHFEVRRNGIALNPVDFISIAKFIRKR, via the coding sequence ATGGAGAAAAGAAAAATAAAATATACAAAGATTCGTAGAAAAAAAAGAATATTTTCAAACGGTTTAACATTTAGTCTTATAGGAAATTTTTCAATAGGAATAATCTCTTTTGCAATTTTTATTTTTCTTGCAAATTTTATAATACTTGGAGTTCATATATCTTCAAGTATGGAATTAGAAGAAACCGATTCTATAGAAAATCGTTTATCTGAAATGAATCCCGAAACAAATAATTTATTAGAAGATAATTTATATAATAATATTCCGACTGTGACATCCGATGCGAATGCAATCGAAAAATCTTCGGGCATTTTCTACGATTATTTAATTTCAGACGAAAGTTTAGGCAGCGATGGAATAATAGGCATGAAATATGAAGAATATACTATTGAAAACGGAGATAATTTAACCGTAATATCTAAAAAAATCGGCGTTAATTTGGATACTTTAGTAAGCGTTAATAAAATAAGCAACGCGAATAAATTGCGTCCAGGAGAAAAAATTATTATACCAAATAGAAACGGTTTATTATACACGATAAATAAAGGCGATAGTTTGGAAGGAATTATTGATAAATACGAAATGCAATTAGACAAAGTTTTAACTTTCAATAAAATAAGCGATATAAATAATATAAATGTCGGAGATGAAATATTTTTACCTGGCGCAAAATATACTTTGGAAGAGCGAATAGATAAATTCGGACAGATGTTTAGCTTGCCTACTAAAGTAACGAGAATAAGCAGTTTATTCGGTTATAGAGTTCATCCGATAACGAAAGCAAGAACAAAACATATGGGAGTCGATATTCCTGGAAGTTTAGATACTCCGATTTACGCATCAAGAAGCGGAAAGGTAATATTTGCAGGATATAGCGGAGGATATGGAAATTTGGTTATAGTTCGTCATGATAAAGGTTATACGACTTATTATGGACATTTAAATAAAATAACTACAAGAGTCGGAGCTAAAGTCGGACAGGGAACTATGATAGGAAAGATGGGAAGCACGGGAAATTCAACGGGATGCCATTTGCATTTTGAAGTTAGAAGAAACGGCATAGCTTTAAATCCTGTAGATTTTATATCGATAGCGAAATTCATAAGAAAGAGATAA
- a CDS encoding glycosyltransferase yields the protein MKKKIALLLCSTGNEAFAVGNVIIGAKKYLFQNLSAEDYDIIFLTDKLEGKDENALKNIFPRIIIKIYKSPFSKEMLNLRELNHFSSFTYARFEAFNLLEKYEKVFYVDTDIVIQKDMSYIFDLDFELYATLSQTPICQTTQNKESIKLIKKNNNYNINILSFYDGNIIISDKINYQGMTKWLYDKSEEYKTNDLVVLNLLVQEFSIKILDAGETFCCFPNSKNASNSHIIHAIGPAKFWRGTYNKEWEENNKIWIEAGGNITYEENAKKRKQIDKIVWFIPTFKLRDKVRRYLLKKIGLTGR from the coding sequence ATGAAAAAGAAAATTGCCTTACTATTATGCTCGACAGGAAACGAAGCCTTTGCAGTTGGAAATGTTATTATCGGCGCGAAAAAATATTTATTTCAAAATTTGAGCGCCGAAGATTACGATATAATATTTTTAACAGACAAACTTGAAGGCAAAGACGAAAACGCTCTTAAAAATATTTTTCCAAGAATAATAATTAAAATATATAAATCGCCTTTTTCAAAAGAAATGTTAAACTTGAGAGAATTAAATCATTTTAGCAGTTTTACTTACGCTCGTTTTGAGGCTTTCAATTTGCTCGAAAAATACGAAAAAGTATTTTATGTCGACACGGATATTGTTATACAAAAAGATATGTCTTATATTTTTGATTTAGATTTTGAATTATATGCAACTTTATCGCAAACTCCAATTTGTCAAACTACTCAAAATAAAGAGAGTATAAAATTAATAAAGAAAAATAATAATTATAATATAAATATATTATCTTTTTATGACGGGAATATAATAATATCTGATAAAATAAATTATCAAGGTATGACAAAATGGCTATATGATAAATCAGAAGAATATAAAACTAACGATTTGGTAGTTTTAAATCTGTTAGTTCAAGAATTTAGTATTAAGATATTAGACGCTGGAGAAACATTTTGTTGTTTTCCAAATTCTAAAAATGCTTCTAATTCTCATATAATTCATGCAATCGGACCTGCGAAATTTTGGAGAGGAACTTACAATAAAGAATGGGAAGAAAATAATAAAATATGGATAGAAGCGGGCGGAAATATCACTTACGAAGAAAACGCTAAAAAGCGAAAACAAATAGATAAAATAGTTTGGTTTATTCCAACTTTCAAATTGCGAGATAAAGTAAGAAGATATTTATTAAAGAAAATCGGATTAACGGGGAGATAA